One genomic region from Verrucomicrobiota bacterium encodes:
- a CDS encoding neutral/alkaline non-lysosomal ceramidase N-terminal domain-containing protein: MSLHAGAATRDISPTKPTQLCGYPHVRRISTGIHDPLQASALFLGNGSSTVLLCALDILMLNSDVARRIRRSVAEAVGIPESGVLISCTHTHSAPVTLRYLPFSGDIAMPAPDPSYLAFVEERIVESAVAAKEQAQPAELAWTKADARGVGGNRHSPDGPTDPEVGVLAVRAGDKLLAVALIYGMHPTVLHEDSTLVSGDFPYFARRHLQEAIGQELVVLHHTGPAGDQSPRYYVKGQTFAEAERLGRKLGTAALASLRDLKFSSEVALSGWLKPVELTHRKLPSVSEAEQVLATYRTEYERLRAGGTERARVRTAEVAVFGAEALLNLARARQSGEVDRMLARLVPFEVQVLRIGGSCVIGFPGEFFAEYALLLKQRASAKSYVVTYANGELQGYIVTPEAAAAGGYEAASSLFEPESGLTMVNTALTGISELMLYNPEGGSA, from the coding sequence ATGAGCTTGCACGCCGGCGCCGCCACGCGCGACATCAGCCCGACCAAACCGACGCAACTTTGCGGCTACCCACACGTGCGTCGCATTTCGACTGGCATCCACGATCCGTTGCAGGCATCGGCGTTGTTCCTGGGCAATGGTTCGTCGACCGTGCTGCTGTGCGCGCTGGATATCCTCATGCTCAACTCCGACGTTGCGCGGCGCATTCGACGATCCGTTGCGGAGGCGGTTGGCATTCCCGAGTCGGGCGTGCTGATCAGTTGCACGCACACCCACTCAGCACCCGTCACCTTGCGTTACCTGCCATTCAGCGGCGATATCGCAATGCCGGCGCCCGACCCTTCATACTTGGCGTTCGTCGAAGAACGCATTGTCGAGTCCGCGGTCGCCGCGAAGGAACAGGCGCAACCCGCCGAACTGGCATGGACGAAGGCCGACGCACGCGGTGTCGGCGGCAATCGTCATTCGCCTGACGGGCCGACCGATCCTGAAGTCGGCGTACTGGCGGTACGTGCTGGGGACAAATTACTGGCCGTGGCACTCATCTACGGCATGCATCCGACGGTGCTGCATGAAGATTCAACGCTCGTCTCCGGCGATTTCCCCTATTTTGCGAGGCGACACTTGCAGGAAGCCATTGGTCAGGAGTTGGTGGTGCTCCACCACACCGGGCCGGCGGGCGACCAAAGTCCGCGCTATTACGTCAAAGGCCAGACCTTCGCTGAGGCAGAACGTCTTGGCCGCAAACTGGGGACCGCGGCACTCGCAAGTTTACGAGATTTGAAATTCTCCAGTGAGGTTGCGCTGTCAGGTTGGCTCAAACCGGTGGAGTTGACGCATCGCAAGCTGCCATCAGTCTCAGAAGCGGAGCAAGTGCTCGCCACATATCGGACCGAGTACGAGCGCTTAAGAGCAGGCGGCACAGAGCGGGCACGAGTGCGGACCGCTGAAGTGGCGGTGTTCGGCGCGGAAGCCTTGCTTAACCTTGCGCGGGCACGGCAAAGTGGAGAGGTTGACCGGATGCTCGCCAGGCTTGTCCCCTTTGAGGTGCAAGTGTTGCGGATAGGCGGGTCGTGCGTGATTGGATTTCCCGGCGAGTTTTTTGCGGAATACGCATTGCTCTTAAAACAACGCGCTTCGGCGAAGAGCTACGTGGTTACATACGCCAATGGCGAATTGCAGGGTTACATCGTCACGCCGGAAGCGGCCGCTGCGGGCGGCTACGAAGCGGCAAGCAGTCTTTTCGAACCGGAATCCGGTCTGACGATGGTAAACACCGCGCTGACTGGCATTTCAGAATTGATGCTTTACAACCCGGAAGGAGGGTCGGCGTGA